In Thioalkalivibrio paradoxus ARh 1, the following are encoded in one genomic region:
- the oadA gene encoding sodium-extruding oxaloacetate decarboxylase subunit alpha, whose translation MSRVHVTDVTLRDGHQSLIATRLRTEDMLPICPQLDRIGFHSLEAWGGATFDACVRFLKEDPWERLHRLKAALPNTPLQMLLRGQNLLGYRHYADDVVRSFVHRSAAGGIAIFRIFDAMNDTRNLRVAIEAAREVGAHAQGTICYTTSPVHTARQFVAMAREMVEMGVQSIAIKDMAGLLTPSATRELVTDLVDAVDVPIHLHAHATSGLSELCHWQAIEAGCRHIETAISAFAGGTSHPPTESMVAALAGTRFDTGLDLAALQEIGAYFREVRKKYARFESGYTGVDTRVQTNQVPGGMISNLANQLRDQDALDKFDAVLVEIPKVREDLGYPPLVTPTSQIVGTQAVMNILAGERYKVITNEVKHYLMGHYGRTPGPVNPIIRGKAIGNAEVVECRPADRIAPEMESLRADIAELAVNEEDVLTYALFPEIGRQFLEQRAEGTLVPEPLNPPQASTAEGCPAPVEFNLTFHGETYHIKVTGSGHRREDSRPLYVTVDGLPEEVLLETLDEIDVAPAPVSRSDTGKRARKNHPRRATRPGDVTTSMPGTVIDVLVSEGQQVSAGDPVLVLEAMKMESEIPAPVTGVVKAVNVTKGQAANPDDALIEIEA comes from the coding sequence ATGAGCCGAGTTCACGTTACCGATGTCACCCTGCGCGACGGCCACCAGAGCCTGATCGCGACCCGCCTGCGCACCGAGGACATGCTGCCGATCTGTCCGCAACTGGACCGGATCGGCTTCCACTCGCTCGAGGCCTGGGGCGGCGCGACGTTCGATGCCTGCGTGCGCTTCCTGAAAGAAGACCCCTGGGAACGCCTGCATCGGCTGAAGGCGGCATTGCCGAATACACCGTTGCAGATGCTCCTGCGCGGCCAGAACCTGCTCGGATACCGGCACTATGCGGACGACGTCGTACGCAGTTTCGTGCACCGAAGCGCCGCCGGCGGTATCGCGATCTTCCGCATCTTCGACGCGATGAACGACACCCGCAACCTGCGCGTGGCGATCGAGGCCGCCCGCGAGGTCGGTGCGCATGCGCAGGGCACCATCTGCTACACCACCAGCCCAGTGCACACCGCGCGCCAATTCGTGGCGATGGCGCGCGAGATGGTCGAGATGGGGGTCCAGAGCATCGCGATCAAGGACATGGCCGGACTGCTCACGCCAAGCGCCACTCGCGAATTGGTTACCGACCTGGTCGACGCGGTCGACGTGCCGATCCACCTGCACGCGCATGCCACCTCCGGCCTGTCCGAGCTGTGCCACTGGCAAGCGATCGAAGCCGGCTGCCGGCATATCGAGACGGCGATCTCCGCGTTCGCCGGCGGCACCAGTCATCCCCCGACCGAGAGCATGGTCGCTGCGCTCGCCGGCACCCGCTTCGACACCGGGCTGGACCTGGCCGCACTGCAGGAGATCGGCGCCTACTTCCGCGAGGTGCGCAAGAAATACGCGCGCTTCGAGAGCGGCTATACCGGCGTCGACACCCGCGTCCAGACCAATCAGGTTCCCGGCGGCATGATCTCCAACCTCGCCAATCAGCTGCGCGACCAGGACGCGCTGGACAAGTTCGACGCGGTGCTGGTGGAGATCCCGAAGGTACGCGAGGACCTCGGCTATCCGCCGCTGGTCACGCCGACGTCCCAGATCGTCGGCACCCAGGCGGTGATGAACATCCTGGCCGGCGAGCGCTACAAGGTGATCACCAACGAGGTGAAGCATTACCTGATGGGCCATTACGGCCGCACGCCGGGCCCGGTGAACCCGATCATCCGTGGCAAGGCGATCGGCAATGCCGAGGTCGTCGAATGCCGTCCGGCGGACCGGATCGCTCCAGAGATGGAATCGCTGCGCGCGGACATCGCCGAACTCGCGGTGAACGAGGAGGACGTGCTCACCTACGCGCTGTTCCCCGAGATCGGTCGGCAATTCCTCGAACAGCGCGCCGAAGGCACCCTGGTTCCCGAACCGCTGAACCCGCCGCAGGCCAGCACGGCCGAGGGTTGCCCCGCACCGGTGGAGTTCAACCTGACCTTCCATGGCGAGACCTACCACATCAAGGTCACTGGCAGCGGCCACCGCCGTGAGGATTCGCGACCGCTCTACGTGACGGTGGACGGCCTGCCCGAGGAGGTGTTGCTGGAAACGCTGGACGAAATCGACGTGGCTCCGGCCCCGGTCAGCCGCAGCGACACGGGCAAGCGGGCGCGCAAGAACCACCCGCGCCGGGCCACCCGCCCCGGCGACGTGACCACCTCGATGCCCGGCACCGTGATCGACGTGCTGGTTTCCGAGGGGCAGCAGGTCAGCGCCGGTGACCCGGTGCTGGTGCTCGAGGCGATGAAGATGGAGTCGGAGATTCCCGCGCCGGTCACCGGCGTCGTGAAGGCGGTGAACGTGACCAAGGGCCAGGCCGCGAACCCGGATGACGCGCTGATCGAGATCGAGGCCTGA
- a CDS encoding acetyl-CoA carboxylase biotin carboxylase subunit, whose amino-acid sequence MIRIRKLLIANRGEIAVRLIRACAETGIKSVAVFTDADRHALHVKKADESYSIGPDTLGGYLNMHRLINVARAAGCDAVHPGYGFLSENPEFAEACESRGIRFVGPSPEVIRRMGDKVAARTAMIEAGVPVVPGSDGNLERLEVALETAEKVGYPVMLKATSGGGGRGIRLCTDPASLERNYERVRSEATRAFGSTEIFLEKAIVNPRHIEVQILADAHGQVTHLYERDCSIQRRHQKLVEIAPSPQLSEKQRSHVGELAVRAAQAVGYQNAGTVEFLLDRDGSFYFMEMNTRLQVEHPVTEMITGIDIVQEQLRVARGLPLRYRQDQISRRGYAIEFRINAEDPEHDFLPSFGRITRYFAPGGPGIRTDGAIYTGYQIPPHYDSMCAKLICWALDWELLLSRADRALRDIGVFGVKTTIPYHLAIVNHPAFKTGNFDTGFIAAHPELTQSPATRSDRNVAVAIAAALAAHHGL is encoded by the coding sequence GTGATCCGCATCCGCAAGCTGCTTATCGCCAACCGCGGTGAAATCGCGGTCCGGCTCATCCGCGCCTGTGCCGAGACCGGCATCAAGTCCGTGGCGGTATTCACCGATGCCGACCGCCACGCGCTGCATGTGAAGAAGGCGGACGAATCGTATTCGATCGGCCCTGACACGCTCGGCGGATACCTGAACATGCACCGGCTGATCAACGTCGCCCGCGCCGCCGGCTGCGACGCGGTGCACCCCGGCTACGGCTTTCTGTCCGAGAACCCCGAGTTCGCAGAGGCCTGCGAATCGCGCGGCATCCGCTTCGTCGGCCCGTCGCCGGAGGTGATCCGGCGCATGGGCGACAAGGTCGCGGCGCGCACGGCAATGATCGAGGCCGGGGTACCAGTAGTGCCCGGCTCGGACGGCAACCTCGAGAGGCTGGAGGTCGCGCTCGAAACGGCCGAGAAGGTCGGCTACCCGGTGATGCTGAAGGCGACCAGCGGCGGCGGCGGGCGTGGCATCCGCCTGTGCACCGACCCGGCGAGCCTGGAACGCAACTACGAACGCGTGCGCTCCGAGGCCACGCGCGCATTCGGCAGCACCGAGATCTTCCTGGAAAAGGCGATCGTAAATCCCCGCCACATCGAGGTGCAGATCCTCGCCGACGCGCACGGGCAAGTCACTCATCTCTACGAGCGCGACTGCTCGATCCAGCGCCGCCACCAGAAACTGGTCGAGATCGCGCCGTCACCGCAGCTGAGCGAAAAGCAGCGCAGCCATGTCGGCGAACTGGCCGTGCGCGCGGCCCAGGCCGTCGGGTACCAGAATGCCGGCACAGTCGAGTTCCTTCTCGACCGCGATGGATCGTTCTATTTCATGGAGATGAACACACGTCTTCAGGTGGAACATCCAGTTACGGAGATGATCACCGGTATCGACATCGTGCAGGAGCAGCTGCGGGTCGCCCGCGGCCTGCCGCTACGCTACCGCCAGGACCAGATCAGCCGACGCGGCTACGCGATCGAATTCCGAATCAACGCCGAGGATCCGGAACACGACTTCCTGCCGAGTTTCGGTCGCATCACGCGCTATTTCGCGCCGGGCGGTCCCGGCATCCGGACCGACGGTGCGATTTATACCGGCTACCAGATCCCGCCGCACTACGATTCGATGTGTGCGAAGCTGATCTGTTGGGCGCTCGACTGGGAACTGCTGCTGAGCCGAGCCGACCGGGCGCTGCGCGACATCGGCGTGTTCGGGGTCAAAACCACGATTCCGTACCACCTTGCGATCGTGAACCACCCAGCGTTCAAGACCGGCAACTTCGATACCGGGTTCATCGCGGCGCACCCCGAGCTGACGCAGAGCCCGGCGACGCGTTCCGACCGCAACGTCGCCGTCGCCATTGCCGCCGCCCTCGCCGCACACCACGGCCTGTAG
- a CDS encoding YceD family protein, which produces MSRIPVSLDPFLPRALNQRWEGEYSAKDLPRVAAAAEGAEVAVHAELTIVQGALGEIRLRGTIEGSVGQQCQRCLQPMRWQFRLAPDVALVRSGARAADLGADEEAVEVEADGLLRPAGFVEDEILLAWPFSPRHEGCSAGRAREFEPGAVSAEESPFAVLKGMRKGS; this is translated from the coding sequence ATGAGCCGTATTCCCGTTTCCCTGGATCCGTTTCTGCCGCGTGCGCTGAATCAGCGCTGGGAGGGCGAGTATTCCGCCAAGGATTTGCCGCGGGTGGCTGCGGCCGCCGAGGGGGCGGAAGTGGCGGTACATGCCGAATTGACGATCGTGCAGGGCGCGCTGGGCGAGATCCGGCTGCGCGGCACGATCGAAGGCAGCGTGGGGCAGCAATGCCAGCGCTGTCTGCAGCCCATGCGCTGGCAGTTCCGGCTGGCGCCGGACGTGGCCCTGGTCCGGTCCGGTGCGCGGGCCGCGGATCTGGGCGCGGACGAAGAGGCGGTGGAAGTCGAGGCGGATGGCCTGTTGCGGCCGGCGGGGTTCGTCGAGGACGAGATTCTGCTGGCCTGGCCGTTCTCGCCTCGCCACGAAGGCTGTAGCGCCGGGCGCGCGCGCGAGTTCGAGCCCGGCGCGGTCTCGGCCGAGGAGAGCCCGTTCGCGGTGCTGAAGGGTATGCGCAAGGGATCCTGA
- the rpmF gene encoding 50S ribosomal protein L32 gives MAVQQARTTPSKRGMRRSHDALKPATLSIEPTTGEVHRRHHVSPDGFYRGRQVIAKDVAIDDDED, from the coding sequence ATGGCAGTCCAACAGGCCCGTACCACCCCTTCCAAGCGCGGCATGCGGCGCTCCCACGACGCACTCAAGCCCGCGACCCTGTCGATCGAGCCCACCACGGGCGAAGTGCACCGCAGGCACCATGTATCGCCCGACGGTTTCTACCGCGGCCGCCAGGTGATCGCGAAGGACGTGGCGATCGACGACGACGAGGATTGA
- the plsX gene encoding phosphate acyltransferase PlsX, protein MSHRYTIALDVMSGDHGASVVMPAALGALQETRDIRLVLVGDKAVIGAHMRHWPEPVKPRAEVLHASQTVGMEELPAVALRNKKDSSMRRAIDLVKQGGAQACVSAGNTGALMATARYVLKTLAGIDRPAIATALPSLFGHTHMLDLGANVDVEAAHLYQFAVMGSVLVTAIDRNETPRVGLLNIGSEAIKGNDRVREAAHLLERSSLNYIGFVEGNDVYCSDVDVVVCDGFVGNVALKTSEGVARMISENIRSEFKRSWLTRLRGLAALPVLNRFRSRIDPRHYNGASLLGLQGIVIKSHGGADALAFQNAIRIARKEAEANVPQRIDKQLGRLLRQEVEV, encoded by the coding sequence ATGAGCCACAGGTACACCATTGCGCTTGATGTGATGAGCGGAGACCACGGGGCCTCCGTGGTGATGCCTGCGGCGCTTGGTGCGCTGCAGGAAACGCGGGATATCCGGCTGGTGCTGGTCGGCGACAAGGCCGTGATCGGTGCTCACATGCGCCACTGGCCCGAGCCCGTGAAGCCGCGCGCCGAGGTGCTGCATGCTTCGCAGACGGTCGGCATGGAGGAATTGCCGGCGGTCGCGCTGCGCAACAAGAAGGACTCGTCGATGCGCAGGGCCATCGACCTGGTCAAGCAGGGCGGCGCCCAGGCCTGCGTCAGCGCCGGCAACACCGGGGCGCTGATGGCGACTGCCCGCTACGTGCTGAAGACGCTGGCAGGGATCGACCGTCCGGCAATCGCGACCGCGCTGCCGTCGCTGTTTGGCCACACCCACATGCTGGACCTCGGCGCGAACGTCGATGTCGAAGCTGCGCACCTGTACCAGTTCGCAGTGATGGGGTCGGTACTGGTGACGGCGATCGACCGCAACGAGACCCCACGGGTGGGCCTGCTGAACATCGGGTCGGAGGCGATCAAGGGCAACGACCGCGTGCGCGAGGCGGCGCACCTGCTGGAGCGTTCCTCGCTGAACTATATCGGCTTCGTCGAGGGCAACGACGTCTACTGCAGTGATGTCGACGTGGTTGTCTGCGACGGCTTCGTCGGCAATGTCGCGCTGAAGACCAGCGAAGGCGTGGCGAGAATGATCTCGGAGAACATCCGCAGCGAGTTCAAGCGCTCCTGGCTGACCCGGCTGCGCGGGCTTGCGGCTTTGCCGGTGCTGAACCGCTTCCGCAGCCGCATCGACCCCCGGCATTACAACGGCGCGTCGCTGCTCGGGTTGCAGGGCATTGTCATCAAGAGCCACGGTGGTGCCGATGCGCTGGCGTTCCAGAATGCCATCCGGATCGCACGCAAGGAGGCCGAGGCCAACGTTCCACAGCGGATCGACAAACAGCTCGGCCGTCTGCTGCGTCAGGAGGTGGAAGTGTGA
- a CDS encoding beta-ketoacyl-ACP synthase III: MSFARIAGTGSYLPEGILTNADLERMVDTSDEWIVDRTGIRVRHIAGPGEATSDLALHAARRALDAAGLAAAELDLILVATTTPDQIFPSTACLLQAKLEVSGCPAFDVQAVCSGFVYALATADQFIRAGQCRHVLVVGAETLSRITDYTDRSNCILWGDGAGAVVLSRSDEPGIVSTHLHADGSQRSLLEVPGGISRNDVEDTKIRMEGRAVFRVAVNTLDQIVDETLAHNGIAKSDLDWLVPHQANIRIIQATAKKLAMSMERVVVTVDTHGNTSAASIPLALDVAVRDGRIKPGDLILTEAFGGGFTWGAALIRM, translated from the coding sequence GTGAGCTTTGCACGGATCGCCGGCACCGGGAGCTATCTGCCGGAGGGCATTCTCACCAACGCCGACCTCGAACGGATGGTCGATACCAGTGACGAGTGGATCGTCGACCGAACCGGGATCCGCGTGCGCCATATCGCCGGCCCGGGCGAGGCGACGTCGGACCTGGCGTTGCACGCGGCGCGCCGGGCGCTGGACGCGGCGGGCCTTGCCGCAGCGGAGCTGGACCTGATCCTGGTGGCGACGACGACGCCGGATCAGATTTTCCCGAGTACTGCCTGTCTGCTGCAGGCGAAGCTGGAGGTCAGCGGCTGTCCCGCGTTCGACGTGCAGGCAGTCTGCAGTGGATTCGTCTATGCACTGGCCACTGCCGACCAGTTCATTCGGGCGGGTCAATGCCGGCACGTGCTCGTGGTCGGGGCCGAGACGCTGTCCCGGATCACGGATTACACCGACCGCAGCAACTGCATCCTGTGGGGGGACGGTGCCGGTGCGGTGGTGCTGTCGCGGTCGGACGAGCCGGGCATCGTGTCCACCCACCTGCACGCCGACGGTTCGCAGCGATCGCTGCTGGAGGTGCCGGGCGGCATCTCGCGCAACGACGTCGAGGACACCAAGATCCGCATGGAAGGGCGCGCGGTGTTCCGTGTGGCGGTGAATACCCTCGACCAGATCGTCGACGAGACACTGGCGCACAACGGGATCGCGAAGTCGGACCTGGACTGGCTGGTGCCGCACCAGGCCAATATCCGCATCATCCAGGCCACTGCCAAGAAGCTGGCCATGTCGATGGAGCGCGTGGTCGTGACGGTCGATACTCATGGCAACACCTCTGCGGCATCGATCCCGCTGGCGCTCGATGTCGCGGTGCGCGACGGGCGGATCAAGCCCGGGGACCTGATCCTGACCGAGGCCTTCGGCGGCGGCTTCACCTGGGGCGCGGCGCTGATCCGCATGTGA
- a CDS encoding CYTH domain-containing protein, which translates to MAKEIERKFLIQGDAWRSQVQASRPMRQGYLCGNTRASVRVRIAGDQATLNIKSATLGVERQEFEYPVPLDDAQVLLDELAGAVVEKTRHELRHGDHVWEIDEFAGRNQGLIVAEIELSDPEEPFVRPDWLGEEVSHDPRYYNTELARHPYTRW; encoded by the coding sequence ATGGCTAAAGAAATCGAACGCAAGTTTCTGATCCAAGGTGACGCATGGCGTTCCCAGGTGCAGGCGTCCAGACCGATGCGGCAGGGCTACCTGTGCGGGAACACGCGCGCCTCGGTGCGGGTGCGCATCGCCGGAGACCAGGCGACCCTGAACATCAAGAGCGCCACCCTCGGGGTGGAACGCCAGGAGTTCGAATACCCGGTGCCGCTGGACGATGCACAAGTGTTGCTCGACGAACTGGCCGGGGCAGTGGTCGAGAAGACGCGTCACGAGCTGCGCCATGGCGACCATGTTTGGGAAATCGACGAGTTCGCCGGGCGAAACCAGGGGCTGATCGTCGCCGAGATCGAACTGAGCGACCCGGAGGAGCCCTTCGTGCGTCCCGATTGGCTGGGCGAGGAGGTTTCGCACGACCCCCGCTACTACAACACCGAACTGGCCCGCCACCCCTACACGCGCTGGTGA